The following are encoded together in the Vigna unguiculata cultivar IT97K-499-35 chromosome 2, ASM411807v1, whole genome shotgun sequence genome:
- the LOC114169412 gene encoding uncharacterized protein LOC114169412: MDLASPSSSSMILPSLQPRNTLSKVSIFQHFTPPTTLFPSRACSSKPSPTISPVSSKFPSFLRCSTKPDTSADSETQHNKSNNEPNSVSNSQSVSQSDSAKCEAFSSSRPLESSHSSSSRGLVLDLGPSNAWDSADIGSPVVKRFLSDEEERWYMWYHGRAKGHPSFDLIGLAISKNGVHWERGGGPARSSSDVGFVMSCGKDWWGFDTGGIRPSEMVIMSSSRVRASSAVYWLYYTGYVSDRVEFSDQSLEFNLENPDGINGDVRCGNGKVLKSLPGLAISQDGRHWARIEGEHHSGALLDVGSGKEWDSLFISSPQVVYHGNGDLRMYYHSFDVEKGHFGIGIARSRDGIRWVKLGKIMGGGRDGSFDEFGAMKPYVTRNRSGGNYVMAYEGVAADGRRSIGMAVSPDGLKEWMRLQDEAILRPSEQGCWDDKDVGSPCMVEMGAAGNEWRLYYRGVSNGGRTGIGMAVSEGKDIRSFRRWKVFRV; this comes from the coding sequence ATGGACTTGgcatcaccatcatcatcatcaatgaTACTTCCTTCATTGCAACCCCGTAACACCCTTTCAAAAGTTTCAATCTTCCAACATTTCACCCCTCCGACAACCTTGTTTCCATCACGGGCATGTTCCTCCAAACCCAGCCCCACCATCTCTCCGGTGTCCTCAAAGTTCCCGTCTTTCCTTCGCTGCTCCACAAAACCAGACACCAGCGCCGATAGCGAGACGCAACACAACAAGTCAAACAATGAACCCAATTCAGTTTCCAACTCCCAAAGTGTATCACAATCAGATTCAGCAAAATGTGAAGCATTTTCTTCTTCACGACCTTTAGAATCATCGCATTCCTCTTCCTCAAGAGGGTTGGTGTTGGATTTGGGTCCTTCAAACGCTTGGGACAGTGCAGATATTGGGTCCCCAGTGGTGAAGAGGTTTCTGAGCGACGAAGAAGAGAGATGGTACATGTGGTACCACGGGAGAGCCAAAGGGCACCCTTCTTTCGATTTGATAGGATTGGCGATTTCAAAAAATGGGGTTCATTGGGAGCGTGGGGGAGGGCCAGCCAGGTCAAGTTCTGATGTGGGGTTTGTGATGAGTTGTGGCAAGGATTGGTGGGGTTTTGACACTGGTGGCATTAGGCCTTCTGAGATGGTTATCATGTCAAGTTCCAGGGTTAGAGCTTCCAGTGCTGTTTACTGGCTTTACTACACTGGCTATGTTTCTGACAGGGTGGAGTTTTCTGATCAATCTTTGGAGTTCAATTTGGAAAACCCTGATGGAATCAATGGTGATGTGAGGTGTGGTAATGGGAAGGTTTTGAAGTCCTTGCCTGGTTTGGCTATTAGTCAGGATGGGAGGCATTGGGCTAGGATTGAAGGGGAGCATCACAGTGGAGCATTGCTTGATGTTGGGTCTGGAAAAGAGTGGGATTCTTTGTTTATTTCTTCCCCACAAGTTGTTTACCATGGGAATGGTGACCTGAGGATGTATTATCACTCATTTGATGTGGAAAAGGGGCATTTTGGTATAGGCATTGCGAGATCAAGGGATGGAATCAGGTGGGTGAAGTTGGGGAAAATCATGGGGGGAGGGAGAGATGGCTCCTTTGATGAGTTTGGAGCAATGAAACCGTACGTGACAAGGAACCGGAGTGGCGGGAACTATGTGATGGCATATGAAGGTGTTGCTGCTGATGGGAGGAGGAGCATTGGTATGGCTGTATCTCCTGATGGATTGAAGGAATGGATGAGACTTCAGGATGAGGCAATTTTAAGGCCTTCAGAACAAGGTTGCTGGGATGATAAGGATGTTGGATCTCCATGTATGGTTGAAATGGGTGCTGCAGGAAATGAGTGGAGATTGTATTATAGAGGTGTTTCCAATGGAGGAAGAACTGGAATAGGAATGGCTGTTTCAGAAGGGAAGGATATTAGAAGTTTTAGAAGATGGAAGGTTTTCCGGGTATAA